One stretch of Bradyrhizobium canariense DNA includes these proteins:
- a CDS encoding helix-turn-helix domain-containing protein — MPNYSSIDYDNMLAAGRQGLSFCSPAVSDFTPRYLESDVMAPVRTIGVGANSSLKATFWHSTVEQCDHNGDPDFVCIALNTGGGPIWRNNETIPSQVGSVAMQPFEGARWRFEHPVSFVQLYVPFTLLQTVSESIFNRELAHDKLRMPSGVGGDRLCGAARSVRYALSLIEPTNLILDSWALILSEILVRQFSSHSDKHPRTSFGKIPALGVARVVDYIEASIDRDLDLASLASVASMSVYHFARRFRETIGMSPHAYVLCRRIRRAQEMLNRGRSSLTQVSAACGFSSQAHLTTVFRRSLGVTPGEYRRTILHGRLRSSLDDR, encoded by the coding sequence ATGCCGAACTACTCGTCGATCGATTACGATAATATGCTTGCAGCAGGCAGGCAGGGTCTCAGTTTCTGTAGCCCCGCAGTGTCGGATTTTACGCCGCGCTACCTCGAGAGCGATGTCATGGCGCCCGTCCGGACGATCGGTGTAGGTGCGAACAGCTCTTTGAAGGCGACATTCTGGCATTCCACGGTCGAGCAATGTGATCATAACGGCGACCCCGACTTCGTCTGCATCGCATTGAATACGGGCGGCGGACCCATCTGGCGCAACAACGAGACGATACCGAGCCAGGTTGGATCTGTGGCCATGCAACCCTTCGAGGGAGCGCGCTGGCGATTCGAGCATCCTGTCAGCTTCGTCCAGCTATATGTGCCTTTCACTCTCCTCCAAACCGTCTCGGAGAGCATCTTCAACCGGGAGCTTGCTCACGACAAGCTGCGGATGCCGTCTGGCGTTGGAGGCGATAGACTATGCGGTGCCGCGCGGTCCGTTCGATATGCACTATCGTTGATCGAGCCGACAAACCTCATTCTCGATAGCTGGGCGCTGATCCTGTCGGAGATCCTGGTGCGCCAGTTCTCAAGCCATAGCGACAAGCATCCTCGCACTTCATTCGGAAAGATTCCCGCTCTCGGCGTCGCACGCGTGGTTGATTATATCGAAGCCAGTATTGATCGAGATCTTGATTTGGCCTCGCTTGCAAGCGTCGCCTCAATGAGCGTCTATCATTTCGCGCGCCGGTTCAGGGAGACGATTGGTATGAGCCCTCACGCTTACGTTCTGTGCCGCCGAATTCGCCGTGCGCAAGAGATGCTTAATCGTGGCCGAAGCAGTCTCACGCAGGTGTCCGCGGCCTGCGGCTTCTCTAGTCAGGCGCACCTTACAACGGTGTTTCGCCGTAGCCTCGGCGTAACACCAGGCGAATACCGGCGGACGATATTGCATGGTCGGCTTAGGTCGTCTCTTGATGACCGATGA
- a CDS encoding DUF4331 family protein — translation MSHHLDSPLARQDIRLDITDLYLFRGEIGTVFVINVCHSIAGPVAAPGYHPEGMYEFKIDRDGDAVEDVTYRITFDARDAQGNQAFVLRCLRGAEAADPAAPGSVIARGTTGATATTSEDVRIWAGQAGDPFWIEPDVLHAVGHAFQDGTIVDLTGWDPARARNLFAGHTVYSIVLEVPDAALLVDAPGRRRIGVWAVATLATDAGGWRPINRVGLPMIHPLFTQYNEDLGNRLNAGCPADDFATYGEAVAQAIAAMVAATGTAESPRAYAEMVVQRLFPNILPYVVGTPAVFGFAEWNGRSLTDNAPDVMFSIAANAPVRLGIGKESVTSKPTSTFPYVPKPA, via the coding sequence ATGTCCCACCACCTCGATTCGCCGCTTGCCCGCCAGGATATAAGGCTCGACATCACAGACCTTTATCTGTTCCGGGGCGAGATCGGCACGGTGTTCGTGATCAATGTCTGTCACTCGATCGCCGGCCCCGTTGCCGCCCCGGGCTATCATCCCGAAGGCATGTACGAGTTCAAGATCGATCGCGACGGCGACGCCGTCGAGGATGTGACCTATCGCATCACGTTCGACGCGCGCGACGCGCAGGGCAACCAGGCCTTTGTCCTGCGCTGCCTTCGGGGGGCGGAGGCCGCCGATCCCGCTGCCCCGGGAAGCGTCATTGCGCGAGGAACGACCGGCGCGACGGCCACCACATCCGAGGACGTGCGCATCTGGGCCGGCCAGGCCGGCGATCCGTTCTGGATAGAACCGGATGTGCTTCACGCCGTCGGTCATGCCTTCCAGGACGGCACCATAGTCGATCTCACCGGATGGGATCCGGCCCGTGCCAGGAACCTGTTCGCCGGCCACACGGTCTATTCCATCGTGCTGGAGGTGCCGGATGCCGCGCTGCTCGTGGATGCGCCCGGCCGCCGCCGGATCGGCGTCTGGGCCGTCGCGACGCTCGCCACCGATGCGGGGGGATGGCGCCCGATCAACCGGGTCGGGCTGCCGATGATCCATCCGCTGTTTACGCAGTACAACGAGGATCTCGGCAACCGGCTCAATGCCGGCTGCCCCGCCGACGACTTCGCCACCTATGGCGAAGCCGTCGCCCAAGCGATCGCCGCCATGGTGGCCGCGACCGGAACAGCCGAGAGCCCGCGCGCGTATGCCGAGATGGTGGTCCAGCGCCTCTTCCCGAACATTCTTCCCTACGTCGTCGGAACGCCGGCGGTGTTCGGCTTCGCCGAATGGAACGGCCGCTCGCTCACGGACAACGCCCCTGACGTGATGTTCTCGATCGCGGCGAACGCGCCGGTCCGGCTCGGTATCGGCAAGGAGTCCGTCACATCCAAGCCGACGTCGACCTTCCCATACGTGCCAAAACCGGCCTGA
- a CDS encoding alpha/beta hydrolase yields the protein MVRLKHLLIGTCVLHALTPTSAFAQDEGKATIPFKPKACTERVTPATSDVADDPDIGPAVRQFLVKLDKNSSPFWKLPQPKPQDTLTALQNETKVDMSGVTTTEQSLTVDGRDVKLFVMKPDHVEGRPGVILFLHGGVWIVGNFDNHKRLVRDIVVESGQPAVFLQYSSLPEARYPVQMNQAYAALEWTAKHAEEFGADPSRIAVVGNSVGGDMTAALTLMAKDRNGPKISYQALLWPATDAGVDTCSYEKFANDRFLTRAFMKYGWDLYATTKAERDNPYVSPLRASLDHLNGLPPALVITDENDVLRDEGEAYAHRLQDAGVPTVSTRYDGTIHDFGVLNAIADLPTTRAAIRQVADGIRSHIGH from the coding sequence ATGGTTCGACTGAAGCATCTGTTGATCGGGACGTGCGTGCTGCACGCCCTGACGCCGACCAGCGCGTTTGCCCAGGATGAGGGCAAGGCCACCATCCCGTTCAAGCCGAAGGCCTGCACCGAACGCGTGACCCCGGCGACGTCGGACGTCGCCGACGATCCCGACATCGGACCCGCGGTCCGCCAATTCCTGGTCAAGCTCGACAAGAACTCTTCGCCGTTCTGGAAGCTGCCGCAGCCCAAGCCGCAGGACACTCTAACGGCGCTGCAGAACGAGACCAAGGTCGACATGTCCGGCGTGACCACGACCGAACAGTCGCTCACGGTCGACGGCCGCGACGTCAAGCTGTTCGTCATGAAGCCCGACCACGTCGAGGGGCGTCCCGGCGTAATACTCTTCTTGCACGGCGGCGTATGGATCGTCGGCAATTTCGACAACCATAAGCGTCTGGTCCGCGACATCGTCGTCGAATCCGGACAACCAGCGGTCTTCCTGCAATACAGCAGCCTGCCGGAGGCGAGATACCCGGTCCAGATGAACCAGGCCTACGCCGCCCTCGAATGGACCGCCAAGCATGCGGAGGAGTTCGGCGCCGATCCCAGCCGCATAGCCGTCGTCGGCAATTCGGTCGGCGGCGACATGACGGCGGCGCTCACTCTGATGGCCAAGGATCGCAATGGGCCGAAGATCAGCTACCAGGCGCTGCTGTGGCCGGCGACCGATGCGGGCGTCGATACCTGCTCCTACGAGAAGTTCGCGAACGATCGCTTCCTCACCCGCGCCTTTATGAAGTACGGCTGGGATCTCTACGCGACGACCAAGGCCGAACGGGACAATCCCTATGTCTCGCCGCTACGGGCCAGCCTCGACCACCTCAACGGACTTCCGCCCGCTCTGGTGATCACCGACGAGAACGACGTGCTGCGTGACGAAGGCGAGGCCTATGCGCATCGTCTTCAGGATGCGGGCGTACCCACGGTCTCCACGCGCTACGACGGCACCATCCATGACTTCGGCGTGCTGAATGCGATTGCGGATCTGCCGACGACCCGGGCGGCCATCCGCCAGGTCGCGGACGGCATCCGCAGTCACATCGGCCACTGA
- a CDS encoding tyrosine-type recombinase/integrase, with protein sequence MVKITKRVVEAADAREKDYLIWDDELPGFGLRVFSSGKRGYVIQYRTRGRSRRYTIGLHGAWAPETARREARVQLGRVAGGDDPVEDRQLDHKAITVKELCARHLADLQAGLILGKGGRPKKASTIVTDTGRIERHIIPLIEIRRVKDLAKTDINKVLKDIMAGKTRVSVKIKKLRGKAIVRGGAGTATRTVGLLGGILTYAVEAGIIESNPAHGIRKPKDNVRKRRLSEAEYRILGGMLRAAAKQEKYAMIVDVVRQIAPTGSRRSEMIGLKWTEADTEASCLRLEDSKEGESICPIGLPVVEYLERRRTDDVGTYVFPGQCEDNAFGSFRSHWKHIFEDSPLSDVTPHVLRHSFASNDPGFTEVTIAALVGHAKGSVTSKYIHTLDTALIMAADTISGYIQGLLDGIEFKQTAYALDRDSRKATLARFLKRASGDEPEEGEEERRLAA encoded by the coding sequence ATGGTCAAGATCACGAAGAGGGTTGTCGAGGCGGCGGATGCCCGAGAGAAGGACTACCTAATCTGGGACGACGAACTGCCGGGCTTTGGACTCCGGGTTTTTAGTTCTGGAAAGCGCGGCTACGTCATCCAGTATCGAACGAGAGGTCGGTCTCGTCGATACACAATTGGGCTTCACGGAGCCTGGGCACCAGAGACTGCACGCCGAGAGGCAAGGGTGCAATTGGGGCGCGTCGCTGGGGGTGATGATCCCGTCGAAGATCGCCAGCTCGATCACAAGGCGATCACCGTGAAGGAACTGTGCGCCCGCCATCTCGCCGACCTCCAGGCCGGCCTCATCCTGGGAAAGGGAGGGCGACCGAAGAAGGCCTCAACGATCGTCACCGATACTGGCCGTATCGAGCGTCACATCATTCCCCTCATAGAGATCCGGCGGGTCAAGGATCTGGCGAAGACTGACATCAACAAGGTCCTCAAGGACATCATGGCCGGAAAAACGCGGGTTTCGGTCAAGATCAAGAAGCTGCGCGGAAAGGCCATCGTCCGAGGCGGCGCTGGAACGGCCACGCGTACCGTTGGTCTTCTCGGCGGCATTCTTACCTACGCCGTCGAGGCAGGGATCATCGAGAGCAACCCGGCACATGGCATCCGCAAGCCAAAGGACAACGTGCGAAAGCGTCGACTGTCAGAGGCGGAGTATCGAATTTTGGGTGGGATGCTCCGCGCGGCCGCCAAGCAGGAGAAATACGCCATGATCGTAGACGTTGTCCGTCAAATTGCACCGACCGGCTCCCGGCGAAGCGAGATGATCGGCTTGAAATGGACGGAGGCGGATACCGAGGCGAGCTGCCTGCGGTTGGAGGACAGTAAGGAGGGTGAATCCATCTGTCCCATTGGGCTGCCTGTCGTCGAATATCTCGAGCGACGGCGTACTGACGATGTTGGCACATACGTTTTCCCGGGTCAGTGTGAGGACAACGCGTTCGGCAGCTTCCGGAGCCATTGGAAGCACATCTTCGAGGACTCCCCCCTGTCGGATGTGACACCGCATGTCCTACGTCATAGCTTCGCGAGCAACGACCCCGGCTTTACCGAGGTCACCATCGCGGCTCTGGTCGGTCATGCCAAAGGTTCGGTGACCAGCAAGTACATCCATACGCTTGACACCGCGCTCATCATGGCTGCGGACACGATCTCCGGCTACATTCAAGGGCTCCTCGACGGCATTGAGTTCAAGCAGACCGCCTACGCGCTGGATCGCGATTCACGAAAGGCCACCCTTGCCCGCTTCCTGAAAAGGGCGTCAGGCGACGAGCCGGAGGAGGGCGAAGAGGAGCGTCGCTTGGCTGCATAA